A stretch of DNA from Vanacampus margaritifer isolate UIUO_Vmar chromosome 1, RoL_Vmar_1.0, whole genome shotgun sequence:
TCCTTAAAGAATAGAACGACTACCAGTTCGTGATGCATTCATGTCATCTACAACTTTGGATTTCTGCATttctgtttacttttttttttttcagtttctttttaaCTTTGCCATGCAGTGATAtgaagaataaaatatataataatatatatataaatgtaaatgtaaatataaatgtattttttttttttatcaaatttagaaaatactcatcagtaagcttgtacatgtacactgtaagatttgtatgatttttttttaatctgaaactgagccactgtatttaccaaacaggttgcagtctatttcatgtttgaacagcactgaaataaaatatgaatccttaaagtgtgaaccttaaccctaagtaaaacgttttgttgaatattttcctaaaaaaattatgtttaagtaTCGATTTCgcccgcatattgaatcgattcgagaatttgTGCACTGTaacatcgcgatatattgccaaacacccctatttattattattatttatgttttgtcttttgtttgttatttttagtaATTTGCATTGAAGAGAGTCCATGAAACAGTGTCACGAATTTCTTTGCCATAAGAATGACCttagggtaaaaaaaagaaaataaatttgctCCAGCcatgattttattattgcatTTTCTAGTCATTTTTGGAGTCATTTTACGCCCATGTGGTCTCATTGTGAGTCGGTGAGTCTGGCCCAGGACGACCGAGGTCTATGGCGATTCTGTCTGGAGATTACAGCCACAGGATTTGAACTAATGGGATTAGAACGCAGCCTAGTCTGCCCGTGTGTCTCGATTAGACTTGAGGGGCAGACCAGCTATCGACGGAATTAATAAAAGCTTTTTGGGTTTTCGTTTCAGGGCATCCGAACATGGGTGGTCCGATGCGGATGAACCCTCCTCGAGGAATGGCCATGGGCCCACAGGTACCACTGCCGCACCCTCACGTATACAGCTGTGCCTTGAGATTCCAGTGACCCAATTTACGAGCAGGCGCGTATTTAACGCAAGCATGTTGCCTTAAAACTAGCCtggtagcttaatgctaacatatgctGGAAAATTCCATTGACTTGCTAACGGTTCAATTTGTTTCTCAAGGCACTACTGTACTttctatgataaaaaaaaacatcttgaatttgacttcttttttctttctttttttatctctcAGAATTACGGGGGCATGAGACCCCCACCCAACTCCATGGGCGGCCCCATGCCAGGAATGAACATGTACGTTCACAGTCCTTCCTGTACTCTTTATGATTGTCGTGATCGTGTTGTTGATGTTCCACCATATCCCTGCAGGGGTCCAGGGGGAAGAGGGCCATGGCCAGGGCCTAACGCTAACTCAGTGAGTCGTCCACTTTTTACACACTACAAACATTAGCCTTGCCTCGTTAGCAACATGCGGCGCCGCCGTTGTGGTGTTCGGTGATATTACTCGGTTCTGGGGCGCCTTTTATTGGGATGTGATGGTCTGGTTTCCCTCCGCAGATAGCCTACTCCTCTTCATCTCCGGGCAACTATGTGGTGAGTTGACAAAAACTCTCGTATCCTTGATAAAGCTTTTATGATGGCGACAGTTCTGAATGTTCTTAttggattaataataatatactcgacacatttactgtaatttCTTAAGTGTaataagctttgtttttgccagAAACTAGTCCAAGCAAAATCCGTTGCATTATATAGGCGTTTTCATGTACctgtgaaaaagtttttttttttgtttttttttttgttttttttttgagatctTGCGAGAGTACTTCATCTCGCACCAGGAAGCGGTGGAAGCTCCAATGAAGGCTTGAGTGTCAATAGCCAAAACTGTTAGCAAAGTAGTAGAGAACATCTCCTTACACACAAAAGTTTGAATTCAAGTATTTCCCACTCTATCAAATTATTATGTGGCAGTTGGATACTACTTGAATTTTTGAGCAATCAGCTTTTGAAGGACGATTTTCgggctattaactctttgactgccagacgttttcagaaacgggttgtccccggtgccagccgattttaagcattttgactgatctttcaaggtccatagaaaattatgtgtttggactatggaaacacacatactaccaaatgaaagattggactctcatctttcatcagaaaaaaaaagtttgtttctaccttattccgttcttcagtaatcaacaacagaaaatggttagtttcacctctgttttgaaacaaacgtcttttaacgtctttggcactcctccataggattttactaaatgttatttaacgtttttggcagtcaaagagtgaaCTTGTGGATAATACACGAGTGTGtctaatttaaaattgtattcaaaTCTAAAACTTGCCATTCTAGAatcttattaaatatatatatatatatataataacatttttacaaacattttttatgacAATGGTTATGAATTCACGTGACTCGATTTTCTAATAATTTTGGAATTAAAGCAACTCGGAAGTTAAAAAGCTTGACGCAAGGGCTTGTTGCTTCCCTTTGGAGGTTACATTATATTTCTGTCTTCTGATGGGTGTGAACTTTGACCCCATCCCTCGTTCTCTCTCCTCCCAGGGCCCTCCAGGTGGAGGTGGTCCACCCGGAACTCCCATCATGCCCAGCCCAGGTGGTGCGTCACGTACCTAAGAACCCCCCACCAATCCCACCCGCATCCTCTCCATCTTACCCACGTCCCTCACCGTGCATGTCTCCTGTCCTCATAGTTCTACCTCACTCTTGCTGTTTTGTCATTATTTGTACAAAAGCTCACCTCGATGCAGTCTTTTAACTCATCTTATTTTGTCTGCTTTGCTCAGATTCGACCAACTCTAGTGAAAACATTTACACAATGATGAATCCAATTGGACCAGGAGGCAACAGACCCAATGTAAGTGCTCATCTGATGCGTTCTgttgtctgccattttggtttgaaggtgCTGTTTTAAGGGGTTGTACCCGAACCTGCTCCTTTTTGGGAAATGATCCGATTGCCACCAAATTTGCACGCTATACCAGATAGACAGACAACTTCTTAATTCCTACTTTAACAACAAGTTCCTGTTTTTCTGCCGCTTGTGCCAGTTCCCAATGGGACCCGGGCCTGACGGGCCGATGGGCGCTATGGGAGCCATGGAGCCGCACCACATGAACGGATCGCTCGGTGCGTTTTCTTATGCTCGTTTTTGTCGTGTACTCGTCAAGTGTGATTTTTGACTCGAGTGTGACGTGATCCCGCAGGGTCTGGAGATATGGACGGCTTGCCAAAGGTGAGTAACCTCAACTTGAAATCTTAACTTTACTGAACTATGAACTACCTGACCTTACATTACATCCCTTGATCTGATTCCTTGACTTCTATAAAGAAAGCAGGGTAAGtcttgtagcgttcctaaaggaacaacatgcgatcgggagagtcaccctccgtcaccagacgcattcaagagtttttgatcgtccctttaggaacgctacgtagacttaccttgctttctttataggcattTCAGCCGCCATTccacgtcactacgcactgaatgcgttgcgacttaaataacaatggcggcgtacgtctaaataaagtttctacaaaatgtattaaactggaaatgagttttgaaaaatgaaaaatctcaTAGTTACGTTAGtaacaagcaaataaataatatagagcaaacttgtcatgacattCGGGGtccctattaactctttgactgccaaaaacgttaaataacgtttagtaaaatcctatggaggagtgccaaagacgttaaaagacgtttgcttcaaaacagaggtgaaactaaccattttctattgttgattactgaaaaacggaataaggtagaaacaaactttttttttctgatgaaagatgagagtccaatctttcatttggtagtatgtgtgtttccatagtccaaacacataattttctgtggaccttgaaagatcagtcaaaatgctaaaatcagctggcacccacggcatcccttttctgaaaacgtctggcagtcagagttaaatTTCCTACCACACTTAGCTTGCCTTGTACAAACCTAGCCTTACCTTATCTCACCTCACTTGGCTACTGAAAATATCTAAACTTAAATTACGAAACCTAGCTACTAGGGctgtgccaatttttttttagtacgattcagaatccattttaaatgtcccagaatcatttttgtttaaatggttttatactgtcttgccatagtttgtgtgtgcttttattgggagcgctgttcatgttgtacatgatttggccacttaggggcagcgTGGTTCCGCGCGTTCTGATATGCtgctaagttgtagccacattagagagtagaaggaaaaagtcacgatcaataaaagttgtttttttgcagcgtaggaataccatatgccggtgagtaatgttaagatgcttctctgtatacattcctgaagcgttttgtaggaatagccgttcttttgagtgatagaagtgccgtgagtagcgcgctaattagcattagcattagcaagtcagactggagtagatcatgatgattctttgcacatctctAAATTGAAGtataaatcattgtcaatcaaatcattttgaatgaaaaatctattctgaattgaattgcagacccaaaaatcggaattgaatcgaatcgtgagacagtcaaaagATTCCCACCACTACTAGCTACCTACTTTTTGCCAACCCTCAGTGACTCGCTCTCAATACCTGCATCATGATGTCAAGTTCCTCATTGCTtcctacccttttttttgtttccagagTTCCCCGAATAACATGGGGGGCATGAACAACCCTCCCGGAACGCCGCGAGACGACGGAGAAATGGGCGGCAACTTTTTGAACCCATTCCAAAGCGATAGTGTAAGTCGCAGCCTCGCCACATACCCCTAACGCTTCACCTTGACGCTGCCCTTGACGTACCAGTGGATCAATGCAAGCAGACAGGACCGGCAAATGTCACttgagctttttttattttttatttttttttatacaataaagACCTTTTAATAAAAGGTGCCATCTGCTTGCATTGTATCGGCTTACTAATCGCCAACAAATTCATGTTGTGCGTGTGTAACAGTGATGTGTGATGATCAACACCTCATCTGCATTAATCAATGAAAACTATTAGATGGACCAACAGTTTGTTGTTC
This window harbors:
- the LOC144048752 gene encoding single-stranded DNA-binding protein 3 isoform X5; the protein is MYGKGKGAVVPSDNQAREKLALYVYEYLLHVGAQKSAQTFLSEIRWEKNITLGEPPGFLHSWWCVFWDLYCAAPDRRETCEHSSEAKAFHDYSAAAAPSPVMGNMPPNDAMPGGPMPPGFFQPFMSPRYPGGPRPALRMPNQPPGGIPGSQPLLPNSLDPIRPQGHPNMGGPMRMNPPRGMAMGPQNYGGMRPPPNSMGGPMPGMNMGPGGRGPWPGPNANSIAYSSSSPGNYVGPPGGGGPPGTPIMPSPGDSTNSSENIYTMMNPIGPGGNRPNFPMGPGPDGPMGAMGAMEPHHMNGSLGSGDMDGLPKSSPNNMGGMNNPPGTPRDDGEMGGNFLNPFQSDSYSPNMTMSV